In Akkermansia muciniphila ATCC BAA-835, the genomic stretch TCCACGGAACGCTACATGAAGCATTTCATGTCCCTGGCCTTTGAGTCCTACAATCCTGTGGACGGTTCCACCGGGGCGTTGAGGTTGATCAGCTTCAATTTTACGGACAGCGACGCTTCCGGCGGCGCGGAAAAGAAGGTCAGCGTGCCGCTCGTCAGCCTGGTGACGCTGCCGCTGCTGCAAATCAAACAGGCGGATTTTGATTTTGACATCAATATCATTGACGCCGTAGCCGCCGCGCCGAATGAACATTTTTCCCTGAACAGGGGAGAGGTGGAGTCCCCCGGCGGAAAAGAGCGGGATGAAGGGCTGAATTTTCGGGCTTCCCTGGCTCCGCAGTCCGGGAGAGGGGCTTCTTCCTCCCTGCAGGCGAACATGAAAATCCATGTCTCCATGCAGCAGGCTGACATGCCTTCCGGCCTGTCCCAATTTCTCCAGCTGGCTTCCAGGCCGCATTATGAGGATGTCCCTTCCCGGGAAAAGAATGATTAATTGAAAAAAACGATATGGACCAGAAAACAACTTATTCCTACCAGCGCACTCCGGGCCTTGACTGCCCCAAATGCGGGGTGTATTTCCCCACGACCATTCCGGACTTGCTGTCCGGCTCCATCAGGTGCCCTTATTGCGGCCTGACGCTTTACATTGACCGGAAAGAATCAGGCCATGCCATGCAGGCCCTGGAAAATTTCCAGAACGCATTAGACAAGCAGCTTCCCTCCGCCTCCCTGTCATGAAGAAACCGTTGATTATCCTGTCCGCCGTGCTGTGCATGGTTCTGCCGTCCTTGTCTCCGGCGGAGATGCGGCAGCGGGAACCCCGCCAGCTTGCCGCCGCCTGGCAGGAAGTAAAGAAGCAGATAGCAGACGACGGGAAAACCATCCGTGTGAGGGACGGCATTCAAGCGCTTGAA encodes the following:
- a CDS encoding DUF2589 domain-containing protein, which translates into the protein MSDSTNNNKVNGHIMSLQQLISAPLVATIDADAMSTERYMKHFMSLAFESYNPVDGSTGALRLISFNFTDSDASGGAEKKVSVPLVSLVTLPLLQIKQADFDFDINIIDAVAAAPNEHFSLNRGEVESPGGKERDEGLNFRASLAPQSGRGASSSLQANMKIHVSMQQADMPSGLSQFLQLASRPHYEDVPSREKND